TGCCGATCGAACAGTTCCGTAACGACGCTGGCGAAATCGACGTCGCCGAAGGCGACATCGTCAAGGTCGCCCTCGACTCGATCGAGAACGGCTTCGGCGAAACCGTCCTGTCGCGCGAGAAGGCCAAGCGCGCGATGGTGTGGGACGAGCTGGAAGAGGCGTTGGAAAAGAACGAAACCATCACCGGCCGCATCAGCGGCAAGGTCAAGGGTGGTTTCACCGTGGACATCAAGGATGTCCGCGCCTTCCTGCCGGGTTCCCTGGTCGATGTGCGCCCGGTGCGCGATCCGGCCTACCTGGAAGGCAAGGAACTCGAGTTCAAGCTCATCAAGCTGGACCGCAAGCGTAACAACGTCGTGGTCTCGCGCCGCGCTGTCGTCGAAAGCGAGCACTCGGAAGAGCGCGAGCAGCTGATGGACAAGCTGCAGGAAGGCGCGATCCTGAAGGGTGTGGTCAAGAACCTGACCGACTACGGCGCGTTCGTGGACCTGGGCGGTATCGACGGCCTGCTGCACATCACCGACATGGCGTGGAAGCGCGTGCGTCACCCGTCGGAAGTCGTGAACGTCGGCGACGAGCTGGACGTCCGCGTGCTGAAGTTCGACCGCGAGCGCAACCGCGTTTCGCTGGGCCTGAAGCAGCTGGGCGAGGATCCGTGGGACAACATCGGCCGTCGTTACCCGGCCAACAGCCGCGTCTTCGGCAAGGTCTCCAACGTCACCGATTACGGTGCGTTCGTTGAGATCGAGCCGGGCGTCGAAGGCCTGGTGCACGTCTCCGAGATGGATTGGACCAACAAGAACGTCAACCCGTCCAAGGTTGTCCAGGTTGGTGATGAAGTCGAAGTGATGGTGCTGGACGTCGATGAAGAGCGTCGCCGCATCTCGCTGGGCATGAAGCAGGTTGCCGCCAATCCGTGGGAAACCTTCGCTGCCACCCACAAGAAGGGTGACAAGGTGTCGGGCCAGATCAAGTCGATCACCGACTTCGGCATCTTCATCGGCCTGGACGGCGGCATCGACGGCCTGGTCCACCTGTCCGACATCAGCTGGAACACCACCGGCGAAGACGTCGTTCGCAACTT
This genomic interval from Stenotrophomonas sp. 57 contains the following:
- the rpsA gene encoding 30S ribosomal protein S1, which produces MTESFAELFEASQANLAKLKPGAIVSGTVVEVRGDVVVINAGLKSEGIVPIEQFRNDAGEIDVAEGDIVKVALDSIENGFGETVLSREKAKRAMVWDELEEALEKNETITGRISGKVKGGFTVDIKDVRAFLPGSLVDVRPVRDPAYLEGKELEFKLIKLDRKRNNVVVSRRAVVESEHSEEREQLMDKLQEGAILKGVVKNLTDYGAFVDLGGIDGLLHITDMAWKRVRHPSEVVNVGDELDVRVLKFDRERNRVSLGLKQLGEDPWDNIGRRYPANSRVFGKVSNVTDYGAFVEIEPGVEGLVHVSEMDWTNKNVNPSKVVQVGDEVEVMVLDVDEERRRISLGMKQVAANPWETFAATHKKGDKVSGQIKSITDFGIFIGLDGGIDGLVHLSDISWNTTGEDVVRNFKKGDTLDAVVLAVDPERERISLGVKQLEQDPFGQYMAANPKGSKVEGVVKEVDAKGAIIELADGIEGYVSARDIANERVDDATQHLKVGDKIEAKFVGMDRKGRTLQLSIKAKDDAEMREVLEEYQSSSASSGTTQLGALLRAQLNGNKSE